The Salegentibacter mishustinae genomic interval TTATTACCAATGCCTGCCTTAAGGAATACGAGATCGGTAAACCGGCTTTAAAAACCTATCAAGCCTCTATTTTATTATCGGTTTTAACTACTTTACTGGGAATTGGTGCGCTTGTTTTCGCCAAACATCCCGCGTTACAATCGGTTTCCATAGTTTCAGTTATTGGGGTGCTAACAGCGATGATCGTAGCATTCGTACTACAAACAAAAATCTTCCAGATCTTGTTCTTTAATAGCAAAAGAAATGGAAAGCCAGCTTTCAGTTTCATTTCTTTTTTTAAAAGAAAAGGGGTAAAAGAAAAACTATATTTCCAGCAGAAAGTTTTATCAAATTATCGATATAAATCTGTTTATAAAAAAGCAAAAAAGGAATTTTCCAGTGACAGGGAACGGTTTCTAGTAATTTCTAGATTTATAGAACCAAATGAAAAAGTGTTTTTACAGAACACCTATTTAGGACTTTTACCGGTGTTCTTATTTCTGAAAAATCAAAATGCTCATTTTACGGTTTTTGATCCCAATGAAGAAAATTTAGAGATTTCAAAAAATACTTTCAGCGCCAATTCTGAAAATTTGCAATTTCAGAAAGAATTTCCATTAGAATTTAATGATATTTCCGTACTTATAATTGCTAAAAAGCCGGAAGCAACAATTGCTGAAAGCCTAAAAGATGCCATAAAGAAAAATGCTGATAAAGTAATTATTTTAACTTCGGAGTACGAGAGCAGGTGGTTAATAGACGATAACTTTGAAATCGCTTATCGTCAAAATGATATCCTGGTTTTAAAAAGAATGGATTAAGTGAAATTATTTTTTATAAAAATATCAGTTTTTATTGGAGTCCTATTTCTCCTAAATTCCTGTGGAATAAAGCGCTCTATGCAGGATCGTCCCGATATTTCCGGAATAGAAGATATAGATACTACTAGAACTAAGCTCAGTGATACTCATTTTAAGATTGGCAAAAATTCATTGTATAAAAATAAATATGGCATTTGGGAATTATATATTGAAGGAGATGCCTTGGAGCGCGGTGTAATAAGCGGAAGCTTAACCCGGGAGTTGATGCACAAGCAGGAAACTGCTTTTATGGATAAGATCTATGAACTCGTTCCCGGCACCGGATACCGTAACTTTCTTAAAAAAACCGTGGCCTGGTTTAACCGTAAAATGTATTTGCACGTACCGGAAGAGTATAAGCAGGAAATTTACGGCACTTCACTATTTGGATTAGAAAAGTATAATGAATTCGCTCCGGCATACGTTAGAATGCTTTATTTTCATGGAGCACACGATATTGGTCACGCCTTGCAGGATCTAATGCTGGTGGGTTGTACTTCTTTTGCTGCCTGGGATGATAAAACAGAAGATGGGCAATTACTATTGGGCAGGAACTTCGATTTTTATGCGGGCGATGAGTTTGCTGAAGAAAAAATTGCAGCCTTCGTAAATCCCGATAAAGGGCATAAGTTTATGATGTACACCTGGGCCGGGATGATTGGTTCGGTGAGCGGTTTAAATGAAAAGGGCATCAGCGTAACCATAAATGCCGGAAAAAGTAAAATCCCAATACAGGCGAAAACTCCAATTAGTTTGGTTGCACGTGAGATCTTGCAATATGCCTCTTCAACTGCAGAAGCTATAGAGATCGCTAAGAAGCGTGAAGTTTTTGTTTCGGAATCTATTATGGTCGGTAGCGCTTCAGAGAGCAAAGCGATCTTAATTGAAGTGGCGCCCGGGAATTTTGGAGTTTTTGAAGTTGAAAATTCTAATAAATTAATTTGCAGCAACCATTTTCAAAGTGAAGCTTATGCGGAAGATCACCGAAACTTAAAGGCCATTGAGGAAAGTCATACCCAATATAGATTTGATAAAATGCAGGAATTGCTTTCTGAGAAAGAGAAATTAAATCCGAAAAAAGCTGCTGAAATATTAAGGAACAAAGCGGGATTAAAAGGTGCTAAGCTGGGGATGGGAAATGAAATGGCGATAAATCAACTGCTTGCTCACCACGGCATTATTTTTAAACCTGAAGAAAGAAAAGTTTGGGTGTCAGCAAATCCTTATCAACTTGGTGCTTTTGTAGCTTACGACCTGGATACTGCATTTAAAAAGTTTGAAGCCGGAAATGTTTCGGGGAGTGTTTTGCAAGCTCAGGAAACCATTGCTGAAGATCCTTTTGTAAATACTGAAGCTCATAAAGATTACGAGAATTACCGAAAATTAAGTGCTGAGATTACTGAAGCACTTTCTAAAGAAAAGAAGGTTTCAGAAGAAAAAATTAAGCGATTAAAGTATTTAAATCCTTATTTCTGGGAAGTTTATAAAATTGCCGGCGATTACTATTTTCAGCAAAAAGAGTTTAAAAAAGCGGTGATCAATTATAAGCAGGCAAAAAGGAGGGAAGTGACCACTTTACCAGACGAGCAATACTTAGAAAAAATGATTAAAAAATCTTACCGCAAAATCTAAAATGACAAATTACCTTGATATAAATAAGAATGAGGAATTGCTGAAAAAACAGCTAAATTATGCTTTGGCGAATTCACCATTTTATAAAAAGCGTTTTGCAGATTGTAAAATTGATATTGACGCAATTCAGTCTCATGAAGAATTCAGAAAGATCCCGATTACTACTAAAGAGGATTTGCAGAATTATAACGAGGAATTTATTGCGGTTAGAAAGGATGAAATTATAGATTATGTAACTACTTCAGGGACGTTAGGGAATCCGGTTAGTTTTGCCTTAAATGACACCGACTTGGATCGGCTGGCAGAAAATGAACGACTGTCTTTTGAAATGGTAGGAGTCAGGAAGTCTAGCGTGGTGCAACTTACTACGACTTTGGATCGCAGGTTTATGGCCGGGATGGCTTACTTCCTGGGATTACGAAAACTGGGCGCTGGGATTGTAAGAACCGGAAGCGGCTTACCCGGTTTACAGTGGGAATCTATACAGCGATTTCAACCTGATTTTTTGGTTGCAGTTCCTTCATTTCTGCTGAAAATGATCGATTTTGCTATTGAAAACGGAATCGATTATAAAAACTCTTCCATTAAAACTGCCGTTTGTATTGGGGAACCTTTGCGAAATCCAGATTTCAGTCTGAATTCTTTAGGACAAAAAATCAAGAATTTATGGGATATAGAATTATTTTCTACCTACGCCAGTACCGAAATGGGAACCGCTTTTACCGAGTGTGAATATCATAAGGGCAATCATAGCTTACCCGATTTGATCTTTTCGGAAGTTTTAGATGAAAATCAAAACCCGGTAGAATCCGGTAAAATTGGGGAATTAGTGGTGACGCCTTTACAAACCCAAACAATGCCGTTAGTGAGATTTGCAACCGGGGATATGGTAAAATTTTACGGCCAAAATTGCGATTGTGATAGAAAGTCAATGAGAATTAGCACACCTGTTGGGCGTAAAAAGCAAATGATAAAATTGAAAGGAACTACC includes:
- a CDS encoding C45 family autoproteolytic acyltransferase/hydolase — encoded protein: MKLFFIKISVFIGVLFLLNSCGIKRSMQDRPDISGIEDIDTTRTKLSDTHFKIGKNSLYKNKYGIWELYIEGDALERGVISGSLTRELMHKQETAFMDKIYELVPGTGYRNFLKKTVAWFNRKMYLHVPEEYKQEIYGTSLFGLEKYNEFAPAYVRMLYFHGAHDIGHALQDLMLVGCTSFAAWDDKTEDGQLLLGRNFDFYAGDEFAEEKIAAFVNPDKGHKFMMYTWAGMIGSVSGLNEKGISVTINAGKSKIPIQAKTPISLVAREILQYASSTAEAIEIAKKREVFVSESIMVGSASESKAILIEVAPGNFGVFEVENSNKLICSNHFQSEAYAEDHRNLKAIEESHTQYRFDKMQELLSEKEKLNPKKAAEILRNKAGLKGAKLGMGNEMAINQLLAHHGIIFKPEERKVWVSANPYQLGAFVAYDLDTAFKKFEAGNVSGSVLQAQETIAEDPFVNTEAHKDYENYRKLSAEITEALSKEKKVSEEKIKRLKYLNPYFWEVYKIAGDYYFQQKEFKKAVINYKQAKRREVTTLPDEQYLEKMIKKSYRKI
- a CDS encoding phenylacetate--CoA ligase family protein is translated as MTNYLDINKNEELLKKQLNYALANSPFYKKRFADCKIDIDAIQSHEEFRKIPITTKEDLQNYNEEFIAVRKDEIIDYVTTSGTLGNPVSFALNDTDLDRLAENERLSFEMVGVRKSSVVQLTTTLDRRFMAGMAYFLGLRKLGAGIVRTGSGLPGLQWESIQRFQPDFLVAVPSFLLKMIDFAIENGIDYKNSSIKTAVCIGEPLRNPDFSLNSLGQKIKNLWDIELFSTYASTEMGTAFTECEYHKGNHSLPDLIFSEVLDENQNPVESGKIGELVVTPLQTQTMPLVRFATGDMVKFYGQNCDCDRKSMRISTPVGRKKQMIKLKGTTLYPQQIINLLTAFQSLKIFVIEASLNENQTDEILIRIPNDFAEINKLQEHLQAGLKVKVSLKKTSVEKIEQLKFPRESRKPKLFHDFR